Part of the Deltaproteobacteria bacterium genome, CTGCTTAGCCAGTTCGAGCGCTTCAATCTTGAACTCGGTCGTGTGTCGTTTGCGTTGCATCTATTTCCCCTTCGGACGTGTGGTTATACCACACTATTTGGTGTCCGGAAAATCGGGGGAGGATCACACCAACACCATCATACGGACCTGCAAGAGCACGAAGTGCGAACTTTCTCGGCGGAGAATAAAGTTCTAAGTTACTTGTTCGAATACTCTATTTTCCATCCTGCGCGTCCAGCCGCCTCCAAAAATTGTTTGGCTCTTGCTGAGTTTAGGTTGGTGTACGAGGAAATTCCGAACAACGATTTAGATGCAATCCCAACAATAAATTTATCGTAAATCATCGGCCCGCCGGAATCGCCGGGAAGGCTTCCCGCAGGCAAGGACGGATCATTGGTTCCAAACTCCGACTCTAGATTAAACATAAGACGATCGTGTTCAGCAGGGTTCATGGTGTTCATTCCAACTCGCTTGACGATAGACTCATCAAAGGTGAATTCGTCATCCCCCGTGTAAGCCATTCCGTAGCCGACGATAGTAATCGCCTGCGACGTCTTAGGAAAAGTTCCATTAAATATAGGCATATGAAAACCGATAGCCCCTTTTTCAATTTCAAGAAGGGCGAGATCTAATCTGGATTCATGTTCATAAGAATCATCAACGAAAATCCGCTTTACAGCGTAGGTTTTATTTATTCGAATGGAGGATGGGTTTTCTACGAAGGCGCAATGCTCTGCCGTCAATATGACGCCATCACCGACAACAACCCCCGTACAAATACCGACCTTCTGATTTTGAATGATTTCGATGAACGTTATCGCAGGCGTACTTTCTTCACTAATTGCCTGGCCATTGGTAATCGCCACGGAACGGCTGCCCGAAAAAAAGATCGTTAGAACAATCGATGTGAAGACCAACACGGAATGCCATTTCGTTTGCTCTTGCCACATATGAGCTCCTTTTATTCAGCTGAAAAGATATGCCTGAAATCTTTAAAGAATTCAATTTTCTCATTTCTTCTTCTTCGAACTTTCATTACGAAGTTGAAAATGGAACATGTCGATGCACTGACTCGAGATGGTGCACTCGAATCTACCCGAGATCGCTAAGCTTCAAAAACTACAGACTTCGATTGATAAGTCTTTGAAGGTATTGGGATTTGGACGAAGTTCCACCATCGAGTGAGTAGAAACTTAGTGATTCGGAGAAATGGCATGAACCATAACGAGGCTATTACGTATTGCATAGATCGACAGGCGCATCTTCCAAGTGCACGCGAGTTAGCACAGTTATCAATGAGTCTTGGCGCAAAAGGCATCGCTGAGATTAAAGGTGGCAAGCCGGACGATTCATATCACCAATTCAAGTTTAAAAATTCCGATGAGAGCTCGGACAATTTCTACTTTTGTCGCGAGGGATATCAACGTCCCGAAATTCAACTTCGCCAAGAGGTGCGGACCGACATAAAAGTCAGGGCGTCGTCGATCATCTCAAAGCATTCTTCCGGCTTTGCGGTCTTCCTCAATCTAGAAAATGGTAACCTCAATTACTACTATCTCGACAGCCTCTAAGCGGTTCTCTGCGCGAAGGATCGTTGACGTTGGTTTCAAATCGATTGGTGCGAACGACCAACAAAAAGGGATGCGGCCACAAATAGCAGCGATGTAGGCCCAGCCGAATAGAGTTAAGCGATCAGTTTTTTGCATGCATTTTTCTTTTAGATGAGCTCGCCTCTAAAATTGTGTTTGGTTCTGCAATTGGCGCCTTAGGCGCAAGTGATATGAACAGCGCGAGCTTTCACTTGAATGAAGCCATTAATTTGAACAACGGCGTCGGCCAAGAAAAAAGGCCGACGGTAGAATCGATACGAAACTTCGAGTTAATTTGTCCTGGGAACTTTGAGCTGACTTTTAAACGAAAAAAACTGCCGTCTGGTTATGGAATAGTGCCAGCCTTAGTGAGATTAGAAAATCGGGAAATGGGTTTCACGGATACTCCTTGGGTGGAAGCCAGTAAGCTCTTGTCCCATTCAGCTTTGCTTTGGGCTAATTTCGTTTAGGTACGTCAGAATACAAAAAAGAACCAAACTTAAGACGGAAAGAAACATGGCGTAATTGAGTGCAATACGAAAAATTCGCTCCCAAGGGGGCAATTTGGGAAAGAGCTGGTAAAGTGTAAATGCAATCAAAGCGGCTGACGTTAGCATTGGTAAAGTGGCAATTAGAAAGTAGGTTCTATGATTGAGCGCGAGCGCAATTATCAAAAACACTGTTTTTATAGTTAACATTTGGCAAACGAAGTCTGCTGCTGCAGCCGTGTGTGCTGCCAGATTTAACTTTGCTTTTCGAAATGTCAAAAAAGTGCAAACCGCCAAGATCGGCACAAGGCAAATTTCCGCTAGCGCGTAGTGAGATACGACCCAGTTAAGGACAACATGAACTTGATGGG contains:
- a CDS encoding trypsin-like peptidase domain-containing protein — its product is MWQEQTKWHSVLVFTSIVLTIFFSGSRSVAITNGQAISEESTPAITFIEIIQNQKVGICTGVVVGDGVILTAEHCAFVENPSSIRINKTYAVKRIFVDDSYEHESRLDLALLEIEKGAIGFHMPIFNGTFPKTSQAITIVGYGMAYTGDDEFTFDESIVKRVGMNTMNPAEHDRLMFNLESEFGTNDPSLPAGSLPGDSGGPMIYDKFIVGIASKSLFGISSYTNLNSARAKQFLEAAGRAGWKIEYSNK
- a CDS encoding DUF3667 domain-containing protein encodes the protein MTSQHCKNCLSRYQGQFCPHCGQSSKVRDLDWPFLWNDFRFLLFSYDSSIFLSLRNLLIRPGPFIQDFLAGKRVKAFFPFRLLLTLAGLYTALAVTTKVNLVSLSDSAYPTQSAHQVHVVLNWVVSHYALAEICLVPILAVCTFLTFRKAKLNLAAHTAAAADFVCQMLTIKTVFLIIALALNHRTYFLIATLPMLTSAALIAFTLYQLFPKLPPWERIFRIALNYAMFLSVLSLVLFCILTYLNEISPKQS